From a region of the Alosa sapidissima isolate fAloSap1 chromosome 9, fAloSap1.pri, whole genome shotgun sequence genome:
- the lyl1 gene encoding atrophin-1 produces MMEKLELGVASVSVSVSGARSPSPQVCSVLLSPLSPPPAPRSVQRLPSEPSSNGGDGGSPPTANGGGSRGDAQDGRAGAQSSTPEPVAVAMDEREKKEEEEEKKVVEELDRKEGDMDTQPDASEPTTTTPPSHPHHPPPLPPPPPPPSLVPFTAEPKVTVTSPHSRTMTPTSTHTPTSSTSSSPSSSTPSLAPASFSLPPNIPVISLGHSKPPLPPLRLPPPQLTTLHPIPNLPHGPLDGRLTQLTALPGSNAAAGSATGMLPSGPMLPGGYHLLNSSFLGPPGGFGIFGNNRIKRRPSSHFEMELPDAGPPQKLARRVFTNSRERWRQQNVNGAFSELRKLIPTHPPDKKLSKNEILRLAMKYINFLVKLLNDQATDRSTQPHDDGVQDEEEEEEEVEGEGDEEEGEDEDVKSVQRGLKHSRAPTLSSSLPSHAPIPLVPARAALTVALCDRDADAVMASLGVSPGSSCYGDTDSEESLGPRSAELKGGGMMEKVKEQIRTVAIPSHQR; encoded by the exons ATGATGGAGAAGCTGGAGCTCGGTGTTGCGTCGGTGTCGGTGTCGGTGTCCGGCGCCCGCTCCCCGAGCCCCCAGGTCTGCTCCGTGCTGCTGTCGCCCCTCTCGCCCCCTCCGGCACCACGCAGCGTCCAGCGACTGCCCAGCGAGCCCAGCAGCAACGGCGGAGACGGCGGGAGTCCGCCGACGGCTAATGGCGGAGGGAGCCGGGGAGACGCGCAAGATGGCCGCGCAGGCGCCCAGTCGTCCACACCTGAGCCCGTTGCCGTGGCGATGGacgagagggagaagaaagaggaggaggaggagaagaaggtggTGGAGGAGCTGGACAGGAAGGAGGGAGATATGGACACTCAGCCTGACGCCTCAGAGCCGACGACGACAACGCCAccttctcatcctcatcatcctccccctcttcctccacctcctcccccacccAGCCTTGTGCCTTTCACAGCCGAGCCGAAGGTGACTGTAACCTCCCCCCACAGTCGCACAATGACCCCCActtccacccacacccccacctcctccacctcctcctcaccctcgtCGTCCACCCCATCCCTGGCACcagcctctttctccctcccgcCCAACATCCCGGTCATCAGCCTGGGCCACAGCAAGCCTCCGCTGCCCCCTCTCCGCCTGCCCCCCCCGCAGCTGACCACCCTCCACCCCATCCCCAACCTCCCTCACGGGCCCCTGGACGGTCGCCTCACCCAGCTCACCGCCCTGCCTGGATCCAACGCTGCTGCCGGGTCCGCCACCGGCATGCTCCCCTCTGGACCCATGCTGCCCGGGGGGTACCACCTCCTCAACAG TTCCTTCCTGGGTCCACCTGGCGGTTTTGGGATCTTTGGTAATAACCGCATCAAGAGGAGACCATCATCCCATTTTGAAATGGAGCTCCCTGATG CGGGGCCTCCCCAGAAGCTGGCCCGGCGGGTGTTCACCAACAGCCGTGAGCGCTGGCGGCAGCAGAACGTGAACGGCGCCTTCTCGGAGCTGCGCAAGCTCATCCCCACGCACCCACCCGACAAGAAGCTGAGCAAGAACGAGATCCTGCGCCTGGCCATGAAGTACATCAACTTCCTGGTCAAGCTGCTCAACGACCAGGCCACTGACCGCTCCACCCAGCCACACGACGACGGCGTGcaggacgaggaagaggaggaggaggaggttgaAGGGGAGGGCgatgaggaggaaggggaggatgaGGACGTCAAGAGCGTCCAGCGCGGACTGAAGCACAGCCGCGCGCCCACGCTCTCGTCCTCCCTGCCCTCGCACGCCCCCATCCCCCTGGTCCCCGCGCGGGCCGCTCTGACCGTCGCGCTGTGCGACAGGGACGCGGACGCCGTGATGGCGTCACTGGGCGTGTCACCAGGCTCCAGTTGCTACGGCGACACGGACAGCGAGGAGAGCCTGGGGCCCAGGAGCGCCGAGCTCAAGGGCGGGGGCATGATGGAGAAGGTGAAGGAGCAGATCCGGACGGTGGCCATCCCCAGCCACCAGCGGTGA
- the LOC121718198 gene encoding GTPase IMAP family member 9, whose translation MRAEKERMEREKIEREKTQKEERATSTHRANGLHSQMSPQKQQPLEQQRTYEDKQQKTKGSSLPTAEGAILSQFSDKTSDKKTLKSIYHRVTTGDDLSPAVPELRLVLLGGSGSGKSAAGNAILGRKEFESRADTGVTQTCEKGRVILGNKRVAVVDTPDWFRSERTPDEVRSQLSSCVALSTPGPHAFLFCVPLHRPSDAGQLQALGALEGVFGAGAVRGHTLVLFTHADRLKEWSGGVAGVEEYIASKRPDLLKLVEKCGDRYHILERPGSEGGGGGGGGGEEVERRSVEELLEKVEQTVRESGDGHYSCPLYQEADSRVRDRQAELLQARRERSREHLVTLQEEEEDKAAEVERTRDEAEKSIQLDSVPVLSLPPAQSSSFLRSVGEKVAAGVVAGARKVPKVLAGGALLGGGLGVFLGGLIGGAVGVTGGVALAEVARRKLSSKRTESDGQKVDEKKVVSALEAHVD comes from the exons atgagagcagaaaaagaaaggatggagagagagaagatagagagagaaaaaacacagaAGGAAGAAAGGGCCACTTCAACGCACCGGGCCAATGGCCTCCACTCCCAGATGTCGCCCCAGAAACAGCAACCCCTTGAGCAGCAGCGTACTTATGAAGACAAACAGCAGAAGACCAAAGGCAGCTCCTTGCCAACTGCAG AGGGAGCCATTCTCAGCCAGTTCTCAGACAAGACAAGCGATAAGAAAACCCTCAAAAGCA TCTACCATCGGGTTACGACTGGAGATGATCTCTCTCCTGCGGTTCCGGAGCTGAGGCTGGTTCTGCTGGGCGGTTCCGGGTCGGGGAAGAGCGCTGCGGGGAACGCCATCCTGGGCCGGAAGGAGTTTGAGTCGCGGGCGGACACAGGGGTCACCCAGACGTGTGAGAAGGGCCGGGTCATCCTGGGCAACAAGCGG gtGGCGGTGGTGGACACCCCTGACTGGTTCCGCTCCGAGCGCACCCCGGATGAGGTCCGCTCCCAGCTCTCGTCCTGCGTGGCCCTGTCCACCCCGGGGCCCCACGCCTTCCTCTTCTGCGTGCCGCTGCACCGGCCCTCGGACGCCGGCCAGCTGCAGGCCCTGGGAGCCCTGGAGGGCGTGTTCGGCGCCGGGGCCGTCCGGGGCCACACGCTGGTCCTCTTCACCCACGCCGACCGCCTGAAGGAGTGGTCAGGCGGGGTGGCCGGGGTGGAGGAGTACATCGCCTCCAAGCGACCGGACCTCCTGAAGCTGGTGGAAAAGTGCGGTGACCGCTACCACATCCTGGAGAGGCCAGGGagtgagggtggaggaggaggaggaggaggaggagaggaggtggagaggaggagtgtggaGGAGCTGCTGGAGAAGGTGGAGCAGACGGTGAGGGAGAGCGGAGATGGTCACTACAGCTGCCCGCTCTACCAGGAGGCGGACAGCCGGGTCCGGGACCGCCAGGCGGAACTCCTGCAGGCcaggagggagaggagcagggagcACCTGGTCACcctgcaggaggaagaggaggacaaggCCGCGGAGGTGGAGAGAACAAGGGACGAGGCGGAGAAGAGCATCCAGCTGGACTCGGTCCCCGTGCTCTCCCTCCCGCCTGCCCAGTCCAGCTCGTTCCTGCGCTCCGTCGGGGAGAAGGTGGCGGCCGGGGTGGTGGCCGGCGCGAGGAAGGTGCCGAAGGTGCTGGCCGGCGGGGCCTTGCTGGGAGGAGGGCTGGGGGTCTTCCTCGGGGGGCTCATCGGAGGGGCGGTGGGGGTCACGGGAGGGGTCGCGCTCGCCGAGGTGGCCAGACGGAAGCTCAGCAGCAAACGGACAGAGAGTGACGGACAGAAAGTCGATGAGAAGAAAGTCGTGAGCGCTCTTGAGGCTCATGTGGATTGA
- the LOC121717878 gene encoding GTPase IMAP family member 7-like: MSVEWDRAHPGSVELRLVLVGTFDCGKTLTADTLLGQKSSEGQDSPRSCVLRRGLSHARRLTLVEAPRWYWSGGRLESSVKEETRHALSLAAPGPHAFLLLIPVSQFTDMEQRAPQELQEVFGREVLQHTLVVLTCGDYLVGRTAEEYLAREDQGLREVIALCEGRYHVMNNRQPEDREQVKQLLEKVERMVAQKGGCYVQGVPLPEVVTPGLTEEVVMETQRGVNAERPGSAGGAGADHTDSAQATEIDGAEALRREKERGERERLEKEREEKKRRETEKEKLNEKLEEWKRGKLEKEKEGNVKRMIEEKELVKRRNEGGMGSIKEREEREKEREEEREKKRLADRERKERERTEREQQKRWKSEEDDYNERELREKNWNKK, encoded by the exons ATGAGTGTGGAGTGGGATAGAGCTCACCCAGGCTCGGTGGAGCTCCGACTGGTCCTGGTGGGCACCTTCGACTGCGGCAAGACCCTGACTGCAGACACCCTGCTGGGCCAGAAGAGCTCCGAGGGTCAAGACTCTCCCCGCTCCTGCGTCCTCCGCCGAGGTCTCTCCCACGCCCGCCGGCTCACGCTGGTGGAGGCCCCGCGCTGGTACTGGTCAGGGGGTCGCCTGGAGTCCAGCGTCAAGGAGGAGACGAGACACGCGCTGTCGCTGGCCGCCCCGGGACCTCACGCCTTCCTCCTGCTGATCCCCGTGAGCCAGTTCACGGACATGGAGCAACGCGCTCCTCAGGAGCTCCAGGAGGTGTTCGGGCGAGAGGTGCTGCAGCACACGCTGGTGGTGCTCACCTGCGGGGACTACCTGGTGGGCCGCACGGCCGAGGAGTACTTGGCCAGAGAGGACCAGGGCCTCAGGGAGGTCATCGCACTCTGTGAGGGTCGCTACCACGTCATGAACAACCGGCAGCCCGAGGACAGAGAGCAGGTTAAACAGCTGCTGGAGAAG GTGGAGCGCATGGTTGCGCAGAAGGGAGGCTGCTACGTCCAGGGCGTCCCCCTGCCCGAGGTTGTGACCCCCGGCCTGACCGAGGAGGTGGTGATGGAGACGCAGCGCGGCGTGAATGCGGAGCGTCCAGGGAGCGCAGGAGGAGCGGGCGCTGACCACACAGACTCAGCGCAGGCGACTGAGATAGACGGAGCAGAGGcgctgaggagagagaaggagagaggagagagagaacgactggagaaagagagagaggagaaaaagagacgtgagacagagaaagagaaactgaATGAGAAACTGGAAGAATGGAAAAGAGGAAAactggagaaggagaaagagggaaacgTAAAGAGGATGATCGAGGAGAAGGAGCTAGTAAAGAGAAGGAACGAGGGAGGAATGGGAAGCatcaaagaaagagaggagagggagaaggagagagaagaggagagggagaagaagagactagcagacagggagagaaaagagagggagagaaccgAGAGAGAGCAAC AGAAACGATGGAAGAGCGAAGAGGACGACTACAACGAGCGAGAGCTGAGAGAGAAAAACTGGAACAAGAAatag